cctggagtcgggatatgatgatacccacccgctggttctcggaacctgaggagtggggttttaggcggaaatacagtctgcaactctcccggaaggagagaaacgtcttactgtcccctgagaaccggtcaggtaacttgaggtcgggttctagaggtgaggtgaggggaactactaaggcagcgtcaccctggttgaccctctgggccagggcctggacctgtagggagaggccctgcatctgctgggtcagggtctcaagggggtccatgatagcgacagcgtaggagaaatggtagactaggtatgggcttgtaattatgtaatggcagtaaggaggtgaagggaaagtgagccctaatctacccaccgccctgtccctgcctacttgcaacgacccgccctaggcgacggggtacaactgggcggtggtccctacgctgtctaagtgcacgggagaacaaacagggaacacgcaagggaaggggcagtagcccacggaacgccgcgaggaaacggagcggggaatgagtagtccggaccaggatgaagtggagtatacccaagtgagcacggaggaggaagcaagccagaggcaaagcaaagcaggttaagcggaactgcagcaaggcagaagcacggcagaagcaggctggagcaagcagcagtggggccaggaatccagaagaattacaagcactgaggaggagaacacggcaggtaataaaggacagggggcggagctaactccgactgaccaggtcgcgataggctctcccactcctgagcctgccaccctggttggtgggagatggtgtcagtcgaacaggtctggcctcaggtgtggattgattaatcccaggagtatacctagacgtagtacctggcagatccctaacatagaTGTTCTTACATTTTATCACTTACTTGTCAAACATGCGGAAAAGATCTGCTAATTCCTCTTCTGTTTTTCCTTTGCTGTCATCTTTCATACATCGGACCATCATAACCAAGAACTCACCAAAGTCTACTGTACCGCTTCCTGTTGTAGAGAATCATAAGTTATTACAAACTGACATACAAAAACaactgtttaaagggaatgtgacactagaaaaaaatgtatttttttttagttaaacaattagtgtataggtgattaaacattgttctcatttttttaatttttttcacgagtcaggaaatattataaattagattctaatttataatatttcccagtgctggtcactagatggagcaattcccaaaattgcagcattgcatgtggtaaagcaaccacattgctttatgctgaaaactcactcgctctagtgagctctcagaatccccccctcctttatcctggctagtgccgggagaaacgaggggattgaacggtcaaacctcctacactgtgtgtcgccattttttgagctaacacacagtgtagtaggttaacatacactagtaaacacacagtaaaacacgaacatacatagaaataacttacctgctccagccgccgctgctccctccggttcgtccgctccgtctgctaccgccgctccaagtgcacaagtccggaagccgcgaccggaagtagcaaccttactgtccggccgcgacttccggtctacaggaaaattgcgccagacggcgcacagttcaacttggactgtgtgggagcggcgcatgcgccgttcccacacagacggtgtacagcatagtgaatggaactggccccgttcgcattcactatgggactgtagctgccgtattccatgtctgtatgtgtcgttaatcgacacatacagaaatggagaaaaaaaatggcagcccccatagagaagaaaaagttcaaaaataaaaaaaagtaaaacacaaacacacaaataaatgtaaacgtttttaataaaacactaaaatcaaactgatgtaaaaaatattttttcgtgacactgttcctttaaccacaTTTCTACTTTATTTGCACAACACCCACTGTAATTTCATATATCAAAATCAAAGATTTATTAGTTAACATGTTTCTATCAGATGGAAATATAATCTACTGACCATCTTCATCCACCTCATCTATCATCTCTTGCAGCTCCTCAGGGGTTGGACTCTGACCAAGCATTCTCATTACTTTTCCCAGTTCTTTTGTGCTGATGCAACCATCCTCTGCATCTTGTACGAAAATGTCAAAAGCAGCTCTGAATTCTGGAGGGAAGAATATTGTGTGATGTTATTAGTTTATTTATTGAGAGCAAGCTGTCCTTTTTGTTAACTGTTTTACTTTACATCATCTACATAGTACATATTGTTGTATATtagaattaataaaataaataatctattatgtattttatatatatatatatatatatatatatatatatatatatatgttttcaataaatacaaaaatggctaaTTAACTATATTAGTgtttatatagaaaaaacaagCATGTTCAATAACTTTTGGAcaacaaaacacaattttttttcacagtcttaaagaggctctgccaccacattataagtgccctatctcctaaattatctgatcggcgctgtaatgtagataacaacagtgttttttatttggaaaaactatcatttttgtttcaaattatgagcaattttagatttatgctaattagtttcttaatgcccaactggtttttttttttacttttgaccaagtgggcattgtaaagagaagtgtatgacgctgaccaatcagtgtcatacacttccctccattcatgtccatttgtactcagcacagcgtgatctcgcaagatcacactctgctgtcacatacacccactttaactttactgaagtgtcttgagagtgaatagacattgcctccagccaggacgcgatgtctattcacactcccgacacttcggtaaagtttgtgtgggacttaatcacagcacagcgtgatcttgtgagtaagtcccacaaaaactttaccgaagtgtcgggagtgtgaatagacatcgcgtcctggctggaggcaatgtctattcacgctcaagacacttcagtaaagtcaatgtgggagtatgtgacagcacagcgtgatctcgcgagatcacgctgtgcggagtacaaatggacatgaatggagagaagtgtatgatgcttccAACACCATTCAGATCAATGGTAAGGCCAATGGAACATAATCATGAAGGTAAGAAAAATGAAAATACGGCACTCACCCATTTGCAATTCTTCTAAACTTTATTATGACACCTTGGCAAAGATAAAAgcgttacagggaggacagcaacTTGTTGTCCTCCCTGTAACGCTTTTATCTTTGCCAAGATGTCATAATAAAGTTTAGAAGAATTGCAAACggatgagtgccgcattttcatttttcttgcctACATGATATTGCAAGACTGTCTCTTTTCATGCTGAGCACTGCCCGAAGTTTGCTTAACCAGGAAACCCTGACTCCATTTGTATCTGCATACCTGTTCCGTACTGTGAAGATTAAGAGTGGTGCCGACTTCTTTCTATCGTGTCCAATGGAACATAATGtttacgtttgcctttccgctgaggatttaacccgacggaaacctcagacggaacccctcaacagaagggcaacactgatgtgaacagggcctaagtcctTCAATGACAAGCACGCCGTTTGATAGATTTGGCACATCTTGGCACATGTTCTTGGCACAAGTTTCTTTCTGGCACAAGCATTAATATATTTCGCCAACAATATATTCACAAAGAAAATAGGAGCACGAAACGCTAGAACCAAGGTGTAAAAACAATGATAAATCTTCCCCTATAATTAGTACTTCAGGCTACATTCACATCAAGTTTTTTTGGCCTAAATTTGACGTTTATGCCgggaaaagctcctgacataTATGATAAATGTATGCTGTAATGGATGCCTTTCAAAGGCATTCGTCATGAATTGGCTATAATGGTATCCTTTTTAAGGATATATCATGAACTCAGATTGCCcttttcatgacatatccgtTAAACGAAAAACATTATAGCctttgggtgacagatgccactattaggcatccgtTTAATGCATCCgccacccatagactttaatggcatccatttaacgaATACATCATGAAAAGTTTTTCAAAAGCTAATGACATATCCGTTTAATGaatgcctgtgacggatgccatacagttgcattCATCACCCAGAGGCTaccaagttaaaaaaaagtatactttttcACGCATACATTTTTTTACTGAACTCCGCAggatagtctactacactattccatcctctttttttccaatataataaCCTATATTGGCCAGACGAAgcacaaaaggacactcttttgtccTCCATATATCGACACATTTAACGTGTACATCGGGAGCTTTACCAACGTACGCTAAATTGAAACAAAAAGGATATGAAAAGGGCCTTATATGTGACTTGTTTCCCCAAAAGTGATCACAGCAGAAAATTACTGGCCACAGCATTGATCTATCAACGTTACTGACGTCACCACTGCAACCAATGATTGGGACTTTATGCACAGGGACCAGTGAGGGACCGATTACGGAAACAACCACATGGGAGatttaaaatagtatttttttttaaccaaaaaaaaCTGATTTGAAGATTTTTAAGATTTTATAAGAACCTGGAAAAACATTTCATTTAAATGTTTcgtttgtgtctgtgtgtatttAGTATATCTGTAGCatgtatatgtatacagtatgatagtGTCTCAGGTATTTACCGTTTTTTTGTTCTTCTGTTAGCTGCTCAACCTACAACATAAAGTGCAAGTGTTACATGAATATAAAGATAAAATAACCCTACATTTTGTAAATTGTCCTCTAACACACATCTTAAGGTAACTATTAGAATTACTGAAATAGAAGAATAGATTGCAACaaacttttattctattttgtgtGACTTGGACCCTGGATCAAGTCCGGATATGCTAGCACCCACATCATATTGAAATTACCTGCTGTCTTCTATTTTGTCTATTAGAATTACTAGTTACTAAATAACTTTTAAAACACTGTGGCCCACATTTAATAAGACTTGAGTTTTACGGCAGTCTAAGGTAAGGAGGTAGTTGGAGTGACTTACGCCAAATTTAATAAAAGGCCCACACCtcgtaataaatttggcgcatcataATCAAATGTGCAGAAAATCCATAAGATGACGTAGATTTGTGCCAGAAATTTGCACCCTTTACCCGTCATCAGTGAATTAATGCATCTTAAACTATACTTTGTCTCCTTCTAAACCCTACCCACATTTCTTGTGACTTTTCAAATTTAACGAACGatgagaaaagttgcaaattttaaCATAAATTTgtcacagttaggctgggttcacacaccctatttacggacgtaattcgggcattttagccccgaattacgtctgaaaatacggctccaaagcgtcggcacacatctgcccattcatttgaatgggttttacgatgtactgtgcggacggtcttttttttttacgcgccgctgtcaagacggcgcataaaaaagactcccacgtcaaagaagtgcatgtcacttcttgagacgtaattggagccgttttccattgactccatggaaaaacagctccaattacgtccgtaatggacgcagcgaaaaacgcctgaacatgccattacgtctgaaattccggtgctgttttctcctgaaaacagcttcgtaatttcagccgtaatggaggctgccgtgtgaacatacccttaatgccaAAAACTGCCAATGTCATTCTCCATTCTGTCTGTAACCTTGCCGCAGTGCTCATAAGGTGGTTTgaagagcttaaaaaaaaaagatcaaatgTATAGGGAAATAGCCATGCTGTCCTTAGCTGTCCTCTGTGCTGCTTTTGTTTAGGAGACAATTGATGGTAACAATAGCATTTGGGAGTGAAATGTGAATCCCATGTGTCATCACGCTCCAGATAAGAAATATCAGCTGTGCAGCACTTATTTTATTGTCCTACCATTCTAGTCGGATGTCTAGATACTCAAACACTGTCTAAGTTAAGTAGCCATATGCTTGTTAATAGTTTAAAGAAACCTAATCCTCACTGCATGTGTCCTATTTCTGGCTTGGACATTCAGGGCTGGGCGAGAGAAAGATAAAACATTTGATTGTTATAAGTAGCTCAGCTACAATGGCATTTAACCTTAGGCACTTTATCTGCACCACATTCTGAAACGTGAACCAAATTTAGCTCAACATTTGCCTTACCTTATGTAGACATGGAGGTACAGGTACTTAACACACAGATTTCATTCCTTAGTTTTGCGGTACATGCTTAACCTTTTACACTAacattttaacattattttattttaatttgtaacatataataaaaaaaatgcagagcACATTATAGAATAGATTGTATAACGCCAACTAATGTAACTAATTGGAAATATGTTTACAAGTTGACTCATGTACATGCTTTATAGAGTATTTATGTGATCAAGTGTTATAATTAGTTTATTCATTCGAtatatctgctatatattttatttttgtataagccTAGTTCTAGTTGGTTAGGCACATTTATTAGGCTCCTTATACTAATATATACAGCATTATAATATTATACTATGTCTGCTGTGGTTAAGGGGAGAAACAACTGTATACCAGTCCATGCCCACTTGGGTCTCATGCACATAGCACAGTATGTAAAGTGCCACTCAAGTCCCTGTTGCTCAGTAAGAAGgcataggcactccatgtgccaccGTATGGTGCTTACATTTGGCAatatattacagagatattctttcctagaagcattgcttctaggggattgCATTTAATGGAGcattgtacaaataattttataccTATTATAACAACAAAAAAACCTGCATACGCCCCATAAACTGCTATGGATGCCATATTATATCTCTGTCCAACTTCgaggttgtacagagctgtaatctggccatgtgcatgagaccttacagGAACGTATGTCATAAAAATGCAGTTTTGGACAGGCTTCCACACAGAAGTGCAGTACtcacgcctcatgcacacagccgtgcccgtaatcatggtccgtgattacgggcacggctggccgctggCGGCCACAAACACCCACAcgcatttttggcccgtgctcGCATATAAaaaatgggagcatggtccgtaaaaagcaaaagataggacatgttctatactttgtggatgctttctacggcccggactccTTCGCGCAAATATACTTGAAggtgtggtcaatagaaatgaatgggtccgttattacggtccgcaattacgaatgAAaagtacagtcgtgtgcatggggcctaaacctgTAAAAGAATAGTAGTTGCAAAATGTAGGAATTGGATAGAAATTTCTTTATATAATGTTTTTGCACTAGCTCATAGGGTAAAACAGTGGACGAAAAAATTCTGTCTTAGAAGAAAGGCATAGAAAAGTGATTCAAGCAATGTGCTCTATTCAGAAGTCATGACCAACTCTGTATAAATGCATATGCTTGACACTTCAGATGAAACAGCTGTGTATGGATGATAGCCCTTTGTTCCATTGTTCAAGCTTAGGTTACTATATATAGCGCAGATATTTATACGCTGGCTGCCTTTCTGTTTAATAAAATTCATCTTTCAGAACAGAAGATTCATCACCAAATTCATGAGTAGTTTATTTCTGTCACttacaaaatatatattaataagtttttttttaatatataaatattttagaatttttacctTATTCAGCTCAGTTACTAAAATGTCACAAGTTATGATTGACACCAGTATTCTTTTATCCTGGTCTGAACAGATAGGACAACTGATCCATTTGGTAGTCCATGATGCATTCTTCTGGTAAAAAAGATAATTTATCTTCCAGGTTTTTATACTGcacagtgtatccgacctggaacacgcagcaccttccatccgaaaaacgatgtggtgcggtttttcgaacaAAATTTCCGCTATGAAAAGCAgtgctggggaaaaaaaatctgggCATagtcccacctccctggatgacgttgcagcctGATGacgatgtgatgctgcagcctgtgattggctgcagcagtcacatgggatgcaacgtcatcccaggaggctggactgcagaagaaggagagagttctgtatgattttttttcctgtgttgcgatttttgcagtggaatcgcagcgattacgccgcaaactcAGCAACTCAGCAAACTTGCAACATATggatttctgttgtgggttttgcatcacctttgaattcaatgtggaaaacccgcaacagaaaaacaacaaaaacgcagcataaattgacatgctgcggatttaaattccgctccacaggtcaatttattagtgTTTGCACTGCATGggaatgagattttctaaatctcatccactttgccgatactgtaaatgctgcagaatttccgcacagaattctgcaACATTTACGCTAtgcgggaacccggcctaatacaAGTACACTGCATCTTAAGTTCTACATCTAGCCATACAAACAAATATATACTGCaacatcttagggtatgtgcacacacagtgctttcaggcatatttcggggcgtttacgcctcgaaaaacgcctgaaaaactgaagtagaatgcctacaaacatctgcccattgatttcaatgggaaatacggcattcttttCAGTCGGGGCgcttttttacacctcattttcaaaaaatggcgcgtaaaaagatgcctgcGAAAaacacgcccgcgaaaaagaagtgcatgttgcttcttgagccgtttttggagccgtttttcattgactctattgaaagacAGCTTCAAGAACggccgaaaaaaacgcagcgaaaaatgcgagtggcttaaaaaacgtttttgattttgtgtgtgcacatacccttaaagtcccTCTGTCATGAGGATGAAGCATATTAGGCAAACTACATAGCATCTATGAGGATTAAATTAAAGCTCCCACTTTACAGCGTCTAGAACCCAAGTTTGTGAGTCTATGTATTGTGTCTGACATCCTGCTGAAAATGACAAATGCAAGGAGCATTGTTAAGACATCTCGGCCTGTCAGTTGCCCCCTGGCTATCATCATAGGTAAGATCATTCCGGGTTGTGCTAAATGGCTAAgaccaggggcggattataatgagggcaatctgggcaatttacagccggttcagagaaccggagtgaagcgggacctctgacccaattatatccgcatccttaggatgcggatacaattgcttactgcgctggcgagacagggaactattcgttccctttctcccattcggcgctttactaatgacatagtCATGATgtaatcacgccgactgcgccattacACTGGATGACACcctctggtctctgaccagtcctgcggCGCTGGAGGAAGAAGCGGGGACAGGTGAGgaagttctttttttttctgggcagcgttggggggtaaaagatgcagggggcattatctacagaggacattgtaagtggcgctatctacaggggtcattatctacttagggcattgtaactggcacaatctacaggggactttatctacagagggcattgtaactggcacaatctacaggggactttatctacagagggcattgtaactggcacaatctacaggggagtttATCtatatagggcattgtaactggcacaatctacaggggacattatctacatagggcattgtaactggcactatctacaggggacgttatctacagagggcattgtatctggcactatctacagaggacgttatctacagagggcattgtaactggcactatctacaggggacgttatctacagagggcattgtaactggcacaatctacaggggtcattatctacttagggcattgtaactggcacaatctacaggggactttatctacatagggcattgtaactggcacaatctacaggggtcattatatacttagggcattgtaactggcacaatctacaggggacgttatctacagagggcattgtaactagcactatctacagggggaattgtaactagcattatctacgggggacattttctacagagggcattgtaactggcactatctacaggaggcattttctacagagggcattgtaactggcgctatctacaggagtcattttctacagagggcattgtaactgggactatctacagggggcattgtgactgtcgctatctacagggggcattgttagcgtGTGTTgtggtttgacacaatttaattcaggggcgcagtgtatagtactattatattcaggagtacagtgtatagtactattatattcaggagtacagtgtatagtactattatattcaggagcatagtgtatagtactattatattcaggaacacagtttatagtactattatattcaggagtacagtgtatagtactattatattcaggagtacagtgtatagtactattatattcaggagtacagtgtatagtactactatattcaggagcatagtgtatagtactattatattcaggaacacagtttatagtactattatattcaggagtacagtgtatagtactattatattcaggggcgcagtgtatagtactattatattcaggagcacagtgtatagtactattatattcaggagcacagtgtatagtaatattatattcaggggcacagtgtatagtactattatattcaggagcacagtgtatagtactattatattcaggagtacagt
This genomic stretch from Rhinoderma darwinii isolate aRhiDar2 chromosome 4, aRhiDar2.hap1, whole genome shotgun sequence harbors:
- the TNNC1 gene encoding troponin C, slow skeletal and cardiac muscles, which produces MRMLGQSPTPEELQEMIDEVDEDGSGTVDFGEFLVMMVRCMKDDSKGKTEEELADLFRMFDKNADGYIDLEELKNMLEATGETITEDDLEELMRDGDKNNDDRIDYDEFLEFMKGVE